A single region of the Pseudodesulfovibrio sp. JC047 genome encodes:
- a CDS encoding AAA family ATPase, whose amino-acid sequence MERHLSEISIKGFKSIRNLEALKLKDINILIGANGAGKSNFVEFFKMLRSTMMGNLDSFIEKGGGINDFLHNGPKRTKQIEASLMAGGERETFLLTRSSRETAVAQDMGGKVLTGAALGAILGAFLGGNKGAAWGGTAGAILAGEGSARDTKQPVEVESTLRNADKTKEAFVDIAPYHFQDTSAHSAMRTSEIIQDNQFLRMDAANIAPFLLRLKNEEPRAYDDIIEAIQTVAPFFKDFTMNVVKRGEKESVNLEWYQKGSENYPMQPHHLSDGTIRFICLATALLQPNPPAIIIIDELELGLHPFAISILAELIGAAAEKSQLIIATQSASLVDHFDPEDVIVANRNDGASSFRRLRTNELNVWLEDYTLGDLWRKNVFEGGPRYE is encoded by the coding sequence ATGGAACGCCACTTATCCGAAATTTCGATTAAGGGATTCAAGTCGATTCGAAACCTGGAAGCCCTCAAGCTGAAAGACATCAACATCCTCATTGGAGCCAATGGCGCGGGCAAAAGTAATTTTGTCGAGTTCTTCAAAATGCTCCGCTCAACCATGATGGGCAACCTCGACAGCTTCATAGAAAAAGGCGGGGGTATTAACGATTTCCTCCACAACGGACCTAAGCGCACAAAGCAGATTGAAGCTTCGCTTATGGCTGGAGGCGAAAGAGAGACATTTCTCCTCACACGGTCATCAAGAGAGACTGCGGTTGCACAAGATATGGGAGGAAAGGTTCTCACCGGTGCGGCACTAGGCGCGATTCTTGGTGCTTTTCTGGGCGGGAATAAGGGAGCTGCATGGGGAGGCACTGCAGGAGCTATTCTCGCAGGGGAAGGATCAGCCCGAGACACCAAGCAACCTGTAGAAGTTGAAAGCACCTTGAGAAATGCCGACAAAACCAAAGAGGCTTTTGTCGATATTGCCCCCTACCATTTCCAGGACACAAGCGCTCACTCTGCAATGCGGACATCTGAAATAATTCAAGATAACCAATTCCTGCGTATGGATGCCGCCAACATTGCTCCTTTTCTGCTACGCCTCAAAAATGAAGAGCCGAGAGCTTACGATGACATTATCGAAGCAATTCAAACAGTAGCTCCTTTCTTCAAAGACTTCACAATGAATGTGGTCAAACGAGGAGAAAAAGAAAGCGTCAACTTGGAGTGGTACCAGAAGGGTTCTGAAAATTACCCTATGCAACCACACCACCTGTCTGATGGAACCATCAGATTCATATGCCTGGCCACCGCCCTATTGCAGCCCAATCCCCCGGCCATCATCATTATCGACGAGCTTGAGCTTGGCCTGCATCCCTTTGCCATCAGCATCCTTGCAGAACTTATCGGAGCAGCAGCAGAAAAATCCCAGCTTATCATTGCCACCCAATCAGCTTCTCTTGTCGATCACTTCGACCCGGAAGATGTGATTGTTGCGAACAGGAATGATGGAGCATCGTCTTTTAGACGACTACGTACCAACGAGCTCAATGTGTGGTTGGAAGACTACACTCTCGGCGACCTCTGGCGAAAGAACGTCTTTGAGGGGGGGCCAAGGTATGAATAA
- a CDS encoding DUF4276 family protein produces the protein MNNKLTVVVIVEGPTEKGFVNNVLAPEFGAKNIFFYATIIGKDNHKGGDVKFDRVSPFFRNFLKQRADTIVTTMFDFFRIDTKWPGISDVTANMKAHDIGVAVEKATYEAVKAAYPDLRVADRLIPYISMHEFEALLFSSPEYLALGIDVEEKHIQNIVDSSGEPEEINTGPETAPAKRIQNLCPRKYKKTIEGPNIAQAIGLETIRQQCPHFNSWLVKLEALVD, from the coding sequence ATGAATAACAAACTTACAGTGGTTGTTATTGTCGAAGGGCCTACAGAAAAAGGGTTTGTCAACAATGTGCTCGCCCCGGAGTTTGGCGCGAAAAACATCTTTTTCTATGCAACTATAATTGGAAAAGATAACCACAAGGGTGGAGACGTTAAGTTTGACCGGGTGTCCCCATTTTTCAGAAATTTTTTAAAACAACGTGCCGATACAATTGTAACCACCATGTTTGATTTCTTTCGAATCGACACCAAGTGGCCAGGTATTTCTGACGTAACTGCGAATATGAAAGCGCATGATATTGGCGTCGCGGTAGAAAAGGCTACCTATGAAGCTGTTAAAGCAGCTTATCCTGACTTACGAGTTGCTGATCGCTTAATTCCGTATATTTCCATGCACGAATTTGAAGCCTTGCTGTTCAGCTCTCCTGAATACCTAGCCTTGGGAATCGACGTAGAAGAGAAACATATTCAAAACATAGTAGACAGCTCCGGCGAGCCCGAAGAAATCAACACAGGCCCGGAAACAGCCCCTGCAAAACGAATCCAAAACCTGTGCCCCAGAAAATACAAAAAGACGATTGAGGGACCGAACATCGCCCAAGCAATTGGCTTGGAGACAATCCGTCAACAATGCCCCCATTTCAACTCCTGGCTCGTTAAACTCGAAGCCTTAGTGGATTAA
- a CDS encoding DEAD/DEAH box helicase family protein, protein MPIPFYKRLALNKWLFSLFGAKKFEDLAKHLTDDSLEGFDEDNISRFVQVLIPHLPIGSSLTKERLLGYDENIVRHWKTMAEPRSHGSKLITPKYFQYLSLLFTEIYLERYFQDKESLLGELNAFLLKFNDGLRNADKVSKFKINELNKLAFWNATGSGKTLLMHINILQYKHYLKKYGHERDLNRIILLTPNEGLSLQHLGEFKLSKMPAHMFRKDQTSRHLKQIEIIDIHKLKDDSGDKTVAVDSFEGNNLVLVDEGHKGSGGKEWMEKRNKLCEQGFSFEYSATFGQALKAANKPKLTEQYAKCIIFDYSYRYFYKDGYGKDYKILNLSEETDQERMDLYLSACLLSFYQQVRLFEEGHKKLRPFNIHRPLWVFVGGRVNAVRKERGQDVSDVTAVLRFLSIFTKDKKASSAALDRILSGTDGLTDANGRSIFAATFGHLKIAKLTAEEVFDDILKRVFHARTPGKIHVEHLKGGDGEIALKLGEGNDPFGVINVGDAKKLWKLCDKLDELVAIEKDFSESLFQKINDEDGGINLLIGSKKFTEGWNSWRVSTMGLMNIGRSEGSEIIQLFGRGVRLKGYDFCLKRSKEVRDVPKPDFITTCETLNIFGVRADYMQQFKEFLEEEGLPAEVEEFVLPAIRNLGKVKLKVPSVSDDVNFKKEERTTLATPPERLTKRPFTLDWYPKIQAIVSEAHQGAFADGEKHEVWRLEERHLAFINWDEIFFELVRYKNERSWFNFNLNKELLKDLILEGGWFKLQIPEEEIEPTSFTNIRRCQEVIVALLKKYCDRFYGYKKDEFEKPHMGYKEITPDDPNFFDEYRIAVDKSAENIIREVQELQEAINNGDLKDQGLQLQSFVFQQHLYYPLLHVNGKETSALVKVTPVDLNEGEKDFVFDLRKFYDTNTSWFEGRELYLLRNLSKGKGIGFFEAENFHPDFILWLVEDGKQHIAFVDPKGILRLRGLEDPKIMFFEKVKELEHRLKNDNVTMTSFIVSNTPLEEVKWWSGGDAVEFGKRNVLFQKEDKRIYVKTLLEELIA, encoded by the coding sequence ATGCCTATCCCGTTCTATAAACGTCTTGCCCTCAACAAGTGGCTTTTCAGCCTCTTCGGCGCAAAGAAATTCGAAGACCTTGCCAAGCATCTTACTGATGACAGTCTTGAAGGTTTTGACGAAGACAACATCAGCAGATTCGTCCAGGTCCTCATCCCTCATCTTCCGATTGGCTCTTCGCTGACCAAAGAACGGCTTCTGGGATACGACGAAAACATCGTCAGGCATTGGAAGACTATGGCAGAACCTCGCTCTCATGGCAGTAAGCTTATTACCCCTAAATACTTCCAGTACCTCTCCCTGCTTTTTACAGAAATTTATTTAGAGAGATATTTTCAGGACAAGGAAAGCCTGCTGGGTGAACTGAATGCATTTCTGCTCAAGTTTAACGACGGATTGAGGAATGCTGATAAAGTCAGCAAATTCAAAATCAATGAGCTCAACAAACTCGCCTTCTGGAATGCCACCGGATCGGGCAAGACGCTGCTCATGCACATCAATATTCTTCAGTACAAACACTACCTGAAGAAATACGGGCACGAACGCGACCTCAACCGGATCATCCTGCTCACGCCAAACGAAGGGCTGTCCCTCCAACATTTAGGAGAATTTAAGCTCTCCAAAATGCCCGCGCACATGTTCCGAAAGGACCAAACGAGCCGCCATCTGAAGCAGATCGAAATCATCGACATCCACAAACTCAAAGACGATTCCGGCGACAAGACCGTGGCCGTTGATTCCTTCGAGGGCAACAACCTCGTGCTCGTCGACGAAGGCCATAAAGGTTCGGGCGGCAAGGAGTGGATGGAAAAACGCAACAAACTCTGCGAGCAAGGCTTTTCTTTCGAATACTCGGCAACCTTCGGCCAGGCGCTCAAGGCTGCGAACAAGCCGAAGCTGACCGAACAGTATGCCAAGTGCATCATTTTTGACTATTCGTATCGCTATTTCTACAAAGACGGTTACGGCAAAGACTACAAAATCCTGAACCTTTCCGAAGAAACTGACCAAGAGAGAATGGATTTATATCTCTCAGCCTGCCTGCTTTCATTCTACCAGCAGGTGCGACTATTCGAGGAAGGGCACAAGAAATTGCGTCCGTTCAACATCCACCGCCCCCTCTGGGTCTTCGTCGGCGGCAGAGTTAATGCTGTCCGCAAAGAAAGAGGGCAAGACGTCTCGGACGTTACTGCTGTCCTGCGGTTTCTCAGCATATTTACCAAAGACAAGAAGGCCAGCTCTGCTGCTCTGGATCGTATCCTCAGCGGAACTGATGGCCTCACTGATGCTAATGGTCGCAGTATTTTTGCTGCCACGTTTGGGCATCTGAAGATTGCGAAACTCACAGCTGAAGAAGTTTTCGATGATATCTTGAAGCGTGTCTTTCACGCGCGAACTCCGGGCAAAATCCACGTCGAGCATCTCAAAGGCGGTGACGGTGAAATCGCACTCAAACTGGGTGAAGGAAACGATCCCTTTGGTGTGATCAATGTTGGCGACGCCAAAAAGCTCTGGAAGCTTTGCGATAAGCTGGATGAGCTTGTCGCCATTGAGAAAGATTTTTCGGAATCTCTGTTCCAAAAAATTAACGACGAAGATGGTGGCATCAATCTGCTTATTGGTTCAAAGAAGTTCACCGAGGGCTGGAATAGCTGGCGCGTCAGCACCATGGGGCTGATGAACATCGGCCGAAGCGAAGGGTCTGAAATCATACAGCTTTTCGGACGCGGCGTGCGTTTGAAGGGATATGATTTTTGCCTCAAACGAAGCAAAGAGGTTCGTGATGTTCCAAAGCCCGACTTCATCACTACCTGCGAAACGCTTAATATCTTCGGTGTCCGTGCCGACTACATGCAGCAATTCAAAGAATTTCTTGAAGAGGAAGGCCTTCCCGCCGAAGTCGAAGAGTTTGTGCTTCCGGCCATCCGTAACCTGGGCAAGGTCAAGCTCAAGGTGCCAAGCGTTTCTGACGATGTGAACTTCAAAAAAGAAGAAAGAACGACTCTGGCCACTCCGCCTGAGAGGCTCACCAAACGGCCTTTCACCCTCGACTGGTATCCCAAGATCCAAGCCATCGTTTCCGAGGCTCACCAAGGGGCTTTTGCCGATGGCGAAAAGCATGAAGTCTGGAGACTCGAAGAGAGACATTTAGCCTTCATCAATTGGGACGAGATTTTCTTTGAGCTCGTTCGCTACAAAAACGAACGTAGCTGGTTTAATTTCAATCTCAACAAGGAGCTGCTGAAAGACCTCATTCTTGAAGGCGGCTGGTTCAAGCTACAGATTCCAGAAGAAGAAATTGAACCCACCAGTTTCACGAATATTCGACGTTGCCAGGAAGTCATCGTCGCCTTGCTTAAGAAGTATTGCGATCGGTTCTACGGGTACAAGAAAGACGAGTTTGAGAAGCCGCATATGGGCTACAAGGAAATCACTCCTGATGATCCCAATTTCTTTGACGAGTACCGGATTGCTGTCGACAAGTCTGCAGAAAACATCATTAGGGAAGTCCAAGAACTTCAGGAAGCAATCAACAACGGCGACCTCAAAGACCAAGGCCTTCAGCTTCAATCTTTTGTTTTCCAACAGCACCTCTACTATCCACTCCTGCATGTAAACGGGAAGGAAACATCAGCTCTCGTCAAAGTCACGCCAGTAGACCTCAATGAAGGAGAAAAGGACTTCGTCTTCGACCTCCGAAAATTCTACGACACTAACACAAGTTGGTTCGAAGGCCGCGAGCTTTATCTGTTGCGCAACCTGAGCAAAGGCAAAGGCATTGGTTTCTTCGAAGCCGAGAATTTCCATCCGGACTTCATCCTCTGGCTTGTAGAAGACGGCAAGCAGCACATCGCTTTTGTAGACCCTAAGGGCATTCTGCGCCTGCGAGGCCTGGAAGATCCCAAAATCATGTTCTTCGAAAAGGTCAAAGAGCTTGAGCATCGCCTCAAAAATGACAACGTCACCATGACCTCATTCATTGTCTCGAACACACCTCTGGAAGAAGTCAAATGGTGGTCAGGTGGCGATGCCGTTGAATTTGGCAAGCGCAATGTGCTATTTCAGAAAGAAGATAAAAGGATATACGTTAAAACGCTTTTAGAGGAACTTATCGCATAA
- a CDS encoding site-specific DNA-methyltransferase, with translation MNEKYKRLIKLLKELFQIDRPDLDFGIYRIMNQKRDEITRFLDKDLLPQVKRSFAEYGSGGRGDIQEEMDEAIKQAQGLGVNPDEVQKVKDLREKLEAAVDVSELENEVYSHLYNFFRRYYKDGDFLSLRRYKKDVYAIPYEGEEVKLHWANADQYYIKSSENFRDYTFKLGELPEKKGEDTRKTVHFKLVEADTEIANNKALEGKERRFVLCEDTPMIEEDGELFIRFDYRPFAKKQAQKKLNEAAIKTLESNVEFAGWIRELFKEDNGTPILTKHLNTYTAKNSFDYFIHKDLGGFLRRELDFFIKNEIMHLDDIEEESVPRVEQYLNQIKVLRQIAHKLIKFLEQLENFQKKLWLKKKFVVETNYCITLDRVPEELYPEICANDAQRKEWVELFAIDEIKKELGIEGYSEPLTEDFLRQQQSLPLDTIFFSNEIKKVVLSGIDNYETRNDGLVINGENFQTLNFLSRRYTKQIQCTYIDPPYNTGGDGFVYKDNYQHSSWLSMINDRLRQLPTLSGVGAPFFASVDDNEQAHFKQCLDSVFGESCFETQVIVQSNKRGQTYQSIAKTHEYLIVYGIGSVPELHELPKEVAKNALKDSKGIYELWELRNRNPKFGRHNRPNLYYPFYVAHETTDKNGYASVSLAEDDDHLLKVTPKNSEGVDSCWRWGTEKVQQALTEEPLSVLVAKQKRDGGWNIYEKARKGTKKAKSIWEETEVINEQGTVELRHLGFREFGFPKPVGLLKKIIQVGANKKDLILDFFAGSGTTGHAVISKNHEDGGKRKYILVEMGDHFKTVILPRLKKVIYSSDWRDGKPVSRQGSSHMFKYISLESYEDALNNLTIKRTDTQKGLLDTSLALKEEYMLSYMMDMETEGSASLLNVDRFDDPWNYTMKIATGSAGETKVRPVDLVETFNYLIGLTVIRRDFIRGIEVIEGTSPDGNNVLVIWRNTNETNNEQLDEFFRKQDYNTRDTEFDLIYVNGDNNLENLRRPDQTWKVRLIEDDFKQLMFDVEDV, from the coding sequence GTGAACGAAAAATACAAACGCCTTATCAAGCTCCTGAAAGAGCTGTTTCAGATAGATCGCCCTGACCTTGATTTCGGTATCTACCGGATCATGAACCAGAAGCGGGACGAGATAACCCGGTTTCTGGATAAGGACTTGCTGCCTCAGGTGAAGCGATCCTTTGCCGAGTATGGCTCTGGTGGGCGTGGCGATATTCAGGAAGAGATGGATGAGGCGATCAAGCAAGCACAAGGACTTGGCGTGAATCCTGATGAGGTGCAAAAAGTTAAAGACCTCAGAGAAAAACTCGAAGCTGCCGTCGATGTCTCCGAGCTAGAAAACGAAGTCTATTCCCACCTCTACAATTTTTTCCGTCGTTACTACAAAGACGGCGATTTCCTGTCGCTCAGACGCTACAAAAAGGACGTCTACGCCATCCCTTACGAAGGCGAAGAGGTAAAGCTCCATTGGGCCAATGCGGACCAGTATTATATCAAGTCTTCCGAGAACTTCCGCGACTATACGTTCAAGCTGGGTGAGCTCCCCGAGAAAAAAGGAGAAGACACTCGCAAGACTGTTCATTTCAAGCTTGTTGAAGCTGACACCGAGATTGCCAACAACAAGGCGCTTGAGGGGAAAGAACGCCGCTTTGTGCTGTGTGAAGACACACCCATGATCGAAGAAGATGGGGAGCTGTTCATCCGATTTGATTACCGCCCGTTTGCCAAGAAGCAGGCACAGAAGAAGCTGAATGAAGCAGCTATAAAGACGCTGGAAAGCAACGTGGAGTTTGCCGGTTGGATTCGTGAACTTTTCAAGGAAGACAACGGCACTCCCATACTGACCAAGCACCTCAACACATACACGGCCAAAAACTCTTTCGACTACTTCATCCACAAGGATCTCGGCGGCTTCCTGCGCCGGGAGCTGGACTTCTTTATCAAGAACGAAATCATGCATCTCGATGACATCGAGGAGGAATCCGTCCCTCGTGTGGAGCAGTATCTGAATCAGATCAAAGTGCTCAGACAGATAGCCCACAAGCTCATCAAGTTCCTTGAGCAGTTGGAGAACTTCCAGAAAAAACTATGGCTCAAAAAGAAATTTGTTGTTGAGACAAACTACTGCATCACTTTGGATCGAGTGCCGGAAGAGCTGTATCCTGAGATATGTGCAAACGATGCCCAGAGAAAAGAATGGGTTGAGTTGTTTGCGATTGATGAGATTAAAAAAGAATTGGGGATTGAGGGATATTCTGAGCCGTTGACGGAAGATTTTTTACGGCAACAGCAATCATTACCACTAGATACAATATTCTTTTCCAACGAGATAAAAAAAGTTGTTTTATCAGGAATTGATAATTATGAAACTAGAAATGATGGTCTTGTAATAAATGGAGAAAATTTTCAGACACTAAATTTTCTTTCTCGTCGATACACTAAACAAATTCAATGTACATATATTGATCCTCCCTACAATACGGGAGGAGACGGCTTCGTTTACAAAGACAACTATCAACACTCAAGTTGGCTCAGTATGATCAATGATAGGCTTCGACAACTCCCCACCCTAAGTGGGGTTGGAGCACCGTTTTTTGCAAGCGTAGACGACAATGAACAAGCCCACTTCAAACAGTGCTTAGATTCTGTTTTTGGCGAATCTTGTTTTGAAACTCAAGTAATAGTGCAATCGAACAAACGAGGGCAAACATACCAATCAATCGCTAAAACCCATGAATATCTTATTGTTTATGGGATTGGCTCTGTACCAGAGCTGCACGAACTCCCTAAAGAAGTAGCAAAGAATGCCTTAAAAGACTCCAAGGGTATATACGAACTGTGGGAACTCAGAAACAGAAATCCCAAATTTGGACGACATAACAGACCTAATCTCTACTACCCGTTCTATGTCGCCCATGAGACCACTGATAAAAATGGATATGCAAGCGTCTCACTTGCTGAGGATGATGACCACCTGCTTAAGGTTACTCCTAAAAACAGTGAAGGGGTAGATTCCTGTTGGCGATGGGGCACTGAAAAAGTGCAACAGGCATTAACTGAAGAGCCTTTGTCTGTTTTAGTCGCCAAACAAAAGCGAGATGGCGGCTGGAACATATATGAAAAAGCGAGAAAAGGGACCAAAAAGGCTAAGTCGATTTGGGAAGAAACTGAAGTTATAAATGAGCAAGGCACAGTTGAGTTGCGGCATCTTGGTTTTAGAGAATTTGGTTTTCCGAAGCCTGTAGGACTTCTCAAAAAAATAATTCAAGTTGGTGCCAATAAAAAAGATTTGATTTTGGACTTTTTCGCAGGTTCTGGGACAACAGGCCATGCAGTGATTAGTAAGAATCACGAAGATGGCGGGAAGCGCAAATACATCCTAGTCGAAATGGGGGACCACTTTAAGACGGTTATCCTCCCACGATTAAAAAAGGTAATTTACTCTAGCGACTGGCGAGATGGGAAACCTGTTTCACGTCAAGGCTCTAGCCATATGTTTAAGTATATCTCCCTTGAATCATACGAAGACGCCCTCAACAACCTCACTATCAAGCGCACAGACACACAAAAGGGGCTCCTCGACACCTCCCTCGCCCTCAAAGAAGAGTACATGCTCTCCTACATGATGGACATGGAGACCGAGGGAAGCGCTTCCCTGCTCAACGTGGACCGCTTTGACGATCCGTGGAACTACACCATGAAGATCGCCACCGGCAGTGCTGGGGAAACCAAGGTGCGCCCCGTCGATCTGGTGGAGACCTTCAACTACCTCATCGGCCTCACCGTGATCCGCCGTGATTTCATCCGAGGCATCGAGGTCATCGAAGGCACCAGCCCGGACGGCAACAACGTACTCGTCATCTGGCGCAACACAAACGAGACCAATAACGAACAACTGGACGAATTCTTCCGCAAACAGGACTACAACACCCGCGACACCGAATTCGACCTCATCTACGTCAACGGCGACAACAACCTCGAAAACCTTCGCCGCCCCGACCAAACCTGGAAAGTCCGGCTCATAGAAGACGATTTCAAACAACTCATGTTTGACGTGGAGGATGTGTAA
- a CDS encoding SNF2-related protein → MPTPYHAKYFAHDLTIQKPLDGVERISRSLFDACVDLNPHQIDAALFALRSPLSKGVILADEVGLGKTIEAGLLLCQFWSERKRKMIIVCPASLRKQWSLELSEKFNTPNIVLDARAYRLEKKNGNIQPFEQDKVIITSFHYASRMQEEVRLTNWDLVIIDEAHKLRNAYRPSNKMGQNLRWAFEDCFKVLLTATPLQNSLLELYGLSTFIDDYMFGDISSFRSQFINSGGDLPFLRERLGTVCKRTLRQDVLEYIRFTERKPIAFQFRSTDEEQRLYDAVSEFLRREETYCFPSRQRHLIKLILRKLLASSTYALLGTLQTMRKRLVDLKEGFITEIKLAEELIDMEELEDELLEEEELLALEDEEKAEEELNLEKVQEEIDELDKYILWAKNIRVDTKSKTLLTALDTGFFEMKKMGAKRRALIFTESRRTQDYLKEFLEANGFANKVVSFNGTNSAQDTRAIYDAWISKNQGSGRISGSRPIDVRTALVEHFRDNAQIMIATEAAAEGVNLQFCSLVINYDLPWNPQRIEQRIGRCHRYGQKHDVVVVNFLNERNAADQRVYELLEHKFNLFNGVFGSSDAVLGSIESGVDFEKRILSIYQSCRSSEEIKEAFEALQADLEEQITKKMEDTKKLLLDHFDEDVHTRLKVQLDDAHSQLDRFGKQFWTLTRFILRDLARFEEENLCFNLEPSPIQNASPGTYHLISKDKTNVAGEYLYRPSHPLGEHVIDQGKVCATPDASIRFDISSHPTRIAMVEQLKGMKGWLTLQLLTIESFRREEYLLFSGFDEKMQTLDPEVCEKLFNCHAQVCGNGCSLEGSPFERLEGDAKQHVKATISRSAHENNRFFHEERERLDRWAEDMVIASEKELADTKAQIKALNRQARLATTMEEQKELQKRIADLKKTKRRQRRKIFDVEDEIEAKRDHLIDSLEKRISRKTDVTPLFTIQWEVV, encoded by the coding sequence ATGCCGACTCCGTATCATGCCAAATACTTCGCTCACGACTTGACCATTCAGAAACCTCTTGATGGCGTGGAGAGGATCTCACGCTCCCTTTTTGATGCCTGTGTAGACCTCAATCCGCACCAGATAGACGCGGCTCTGTTCGCGCTTCGTTCGCCCCTCTCAAAAGGTGTCATCCTTGCCGATGAAGTCGGTTTGGGTAAGACCATCGAAGCGGGGCTGCTCCTTTGTCAATTCTGGTCGGAACGAAAACGAAAGATGATCATCGTTTGCCCGGCGTCGCTCAGAAAACAGTGGAGCCTGGAACTCTCCGAAAAATTCAACACCCCGAACATCGTGCTCGATGCACGCGCCTACAGGCTTGAAAAGAAAAACGGCAACATCCAGCCGTTCGAGCAGGACAAGGTCATCATCACCTCGTTCCACTACGCCTCGCGAATGCAAGAGGAAGTGCGGCTGACCAATTGGGACCTGGTCATCATCGATGAAGCGCACAAACTGCGGAACGCATACCGTCCGAGCAACAAGATGGGGCAGAACCTGCGCTGGGCGTTTGAAGACTGCTTTAAAGTGCTCCTGACCGCCACTCCCCTCCAAAATTCACTCCTTGAACTCTACGGCCTGTCCACCTTCATCGACGACTACATGTTCGGCGACATCAGCTCCTTTCGGTCGCAGTTCATCAATAGCGGCGGCGATCTCCCCTTCCTCCGGGAACGGCTGGGCACCGTCTGCAAGCGAACCTTGCGCCAAGACGTGCTGGAGTACATCCGCTTCACCGAACGAAAGCCGATCGCCTTCCAATTCCGTTCGACCGACGAAGAACAACGACTTTACGACGCTGTCTCGGAATTTCTCAGGCGTGAAGAAACATACTGCTTCCCCAGCCGTCAGCGGCACCTCATTAAGCTGATCCTACGTAAGCTGCTTGCTTCGTCCACCTACGCGCTTCTGGGCACGCTCCAGACCATGCGCAAACGGCTGGTGGACCTCAAGGAAGGATTCATCACTGAAATCAAGCTTGCCGAAGAGCTCATCGATATGGAGGAGCTTGAAGACGAACTCCTCGAAGAGGAGGAACTGCTCGCTCTTGAAGATGAAGAGAAAGCCGAGGAAGAGCTGAATCTGGAGAAGGTTCAGGAAGAGATAGACGAGCTCGACAAATACATTTTGTGGGCTAAAAATATCCGGGTTGATACGAAATCGAAGACACTCCTCACGGCCCTCGACACTGGTTTTTTCGAAATGAAAAAGATGGGAGCCAAGCGCCGTGCCTTAATCTTCACGGAATCCCGCCGCACGCAGGATTATCTCAAGGAATTTCTCGAAGCCAACGGATTCGCCAATAAGGTCGTTTCCTTCAACGGCACCAATTCTGCCCAGGACACCCGCGCCATTTACGATGCCTGGATCAGCAAGAACCAAGGCTCCGGACGTATCAGCGGCTCTCGTCCGATTGATGTCCGCACCGCGCTGGTTGAGCACTTTCGCGACAACGCCCAGATCATGATCGCTACCGAAGCTGCCGCCGAGGGCGTGAACCTGCAATTTTGCTCGTTGGTCATTAATTACGACCTGCCGTGGAACCCGCAGCGCATCGAACAACGCATTGGCCGTTGCCATCGTTACGGACAAAAGCACGATGTTGTTGTGGTCAACTTTCTCAATGAGCGTAATGCTGCCGACCAACGTGTGTATGAGTTGCTGGAACACAAGTTCAACCTGTTTAACGGCGTATTTGGTTCGTCCGATGCCGTACTCGGCTCAATTGAATCCGGTGTTGATTTTGAAAAGCGCATTCTGAGCATCTATCAGTCCTGCCGTTCGTCGGAAGAAATTAAGGAAGCATTCGAAGCATTGCAGGCTGATCTTGAGGAGCAAATCACCAAGAAGATGGAGGATACCAAGAAGCTCCTGCTGGATCACTTTGACGAGGATGTTCATACCCGCCTCAAGGTGCAGCTTGATGATGCCCATTCCCAGCTTGATCGTTTCGGCAAGCAGTTCTGGACGTTGACCCGATTTATCCTGCGCGATCTTGCTCGATTTGAAGAGGAGAATCTCTGCTTCAACCTTGAGCCTTCACCGATTCAGAACGCAAGCCCTGGTACGTATCACCTTATTTCCAAGGATAAGACTAATGTGGCAGGCGAGTACCTTTATCGTCCGTCGCATCCGCTTGGGGAGCATGTCATTGACCAAGGTAAAGTGTGCGCTACGCCAGACGCCAGTATCCGTTTTGACATTTCCAGCCATCCCACCCGGATTGCCATGGTGGAGCAATTGAAAGGCATGAAAGGCTGGCTCACACTCCAGCTCTTAACCATTGAATCTTTCCGCCGCGAAGAGTATCTCCTTTTTTCCGGCTTTGACGAAAAGATGCAGACGCTTGATCCAGAAGTATGCGAAAAGCTGTTCAACTGCCATGCGCAGGTGTGCGGCAATGGTTGTTCCCTTGAGGGAAGCCCGTTTGAGCGCCTTGAAGGCGATGCCAAGCAGCACGTCAAAGCGACCATCAGCCGGTCGGCTCATGAGAACAACCGGTTCTTTCATGAGGAACGGGAGCGGCTCGACCGGTGGGCTGAGGATATGGTCATTGCCTCGGAAAAAGAGCTGGCCGATACCAAGGCGCAGATTAAGGCGCTCAACCGGCAGGCCCGTTTGGCCACGACCATGGAAGAACAGAAAGAGCTGCAAAAACGGATAGCTGATTTGAAAAAGACCAAGCGCAGGCAACGCCGCAAGATATTTGATGTAGAAGATGAAATCGAAGCAAAGCGCGACCATCTAATTGACAGTTTAGAGAAACGGATCAGCAGAAAGACCGACGTGACACCGCTTTTTACCATACAATGGGAAGTCGTTTAG